The Glycine soja cultivar W05 chromosome 6, ASM419377v2, whole genome shotgun sequence genome has a window encoding:
- the LOC114415606 gene encoding uncharacterized protein LOC114415606 isoform X2 translates to MEATAAVAAAATAAAVRGASLQMPPPSRKEWRAVAEHHHSARNPDDEELDNAKLGQSDERTIYEQGREPLDVDFCSITVDGAVDNDILQQQLHNVVRQRQELLQMEIELKAQMIARTEIMEMQSTFDAQLKDHVNNASKLQEQLCEREHTIHELERKMEEKDRELHSIKLDNEAAWAKQDLLREQNKELATFRMERDHSEAERAQHIKQIHDLQEHIQEKDRQLIELQEQNRVAQETIMFKDEQFREAQAWIARVREMDVFQSTTNQTLQAELRERTEQYNQLWMGFQRQFAEMERVHLHAIQQLQLELADARERSGTFNDDSRMSQINSKNNVTQFGQENGSQFDLNGSNASGGNNGLLPNESTDNGPPFASTGNASIQTEHVAGVPIAPSSLIVPPSYLPHGQVTALHPFVMHQQGVPNSVASHVGHFHPVQSMSPVHQWQNQQSVSEGSQVPVQEHPSPSQTDQNLMRSDAKFSYEMSVNGQTLHRDYLDAHIQQGEEAQTVISSGTSETQVSQSVDKTQFVASQQDQSMQQISSQFSEALRLNSFEPNGEHKEQNSVPLSNNEPDVQVLLAEQATSAVNASSVTSHSVNHNEMIQSNSTDSVLSEVFTSSGSTASTIAKTSETALLDEKSLLACIVRTIPAGGRIRISSTLPNRLGKMLAPLHWHDYKRKYGKLDDFVASHPELFLIEGDYIQLREGAQKMVAATAAVAKVAAAAAASTPYSSYMSTVAVTPMAQTHRMKKAPSIDSKNIKSEYAVISSNPGDDPLKMSVMQHQQTSAFNVAGGLSNVKILSKSKDPREMDGPESRVVQSPVQLPVGNGGSIDRSSMSSAQISGSANGRLVSSFASKQQTRATGAVYHSRR, encoded by the exons ATGGAGGCCACGGCCGCCGTTGCCGCTGCCGCCACTGCCGCCGCCGTGCGCGGCGCCTCTCTCCAGATGCCGCCTCCGTCCCGCAAAGAGTGGCGTGCTGTCGCTGAGCATCATCATTCTGCGCGAAACCCCGACGACGAG GAGTTAGACAATGCCAAACTAGGGCAATCAGATGAGAGAACAATATATGAG CAAGGAAGAGagcctcttgatgttgatttttgttcaataaCAGTGGATGGAGCAGTCGACAATGATATTTTGCAGCAACAGCTACATAATGTTGTCAGACAAAGACAAGAACTACTGCAAATGGAGATTGAACTAAAGGCTCAAATGATTGCTAGAACTGAGATAATGGAAATGCAAAGCACCTTTGATGCTCAACTCAAGGACCATGTTAATAATGCCAGCAAGCTTCAG GAGCAACTTTGTGAAAGGGAGCACACAATTCATGAGCTTGAAAGGAAAATGGAAGAGAAAGACAGAGAGCTGCATTCTATTAAATTAGACAATGAAGCA GCATGGGCTAAACAAGACCTTCTCCGTGAGCAAAACAAAGAACTTGCAACATTCAG aatGGAGCGTGATCATTCAGAAGCTGAAAGAGCTCAGcatataaaacaaatacatGATCTGCAAGAAcatattcaagaaaaagataggCAACTTATTGAGTTGCAGGAACAA AATAGGGTTGCTCAGGAGACCATTATGTTTAAAGATGAGCAGTTCAGAGAGGCCCAAGCATGGATAGCTCGTGTTCGTGAGATGGATGTTTTCCAATCAACAACAAATCAAACACTACAAGCTGAATTGCGAGAGCGCACAGAGCAATATAATCAGCTCTGGATGGGTTTTCAGAGACAG TTTGCAGAGATGGAAAGAGTTCATTTGCATGCTATTCAGCAACTACAGCTTGAACTAGCTGATGCAAGAGAGAGGAGTGGAACTTTCAATGATGATTCAAGAATGTcccaaattaattcaaaaaacaaTGTGACTCAGTTTGGACAGGAAAATGGAAGTCAATTTGACTTAAATGGAAGCAATGCTTCAGGTGGAAATAATGGTCTCCTTCCAAATGAAAGCACTGATAATGGTCCACCATTTGCATCTACAGGCAATGCATCAATCCAG actGAACATGTTGCTGGTGTTCCTATTGCTCCATCATCTCTAATTGTCCCACCTTCATACCTCCCACATGGCCAAGTAACTGCACTGCATCCATTTGTTATGCATCAACAAGGAGTTCCCAATTCAGTTGCATCACATGTTGGGCATTTTCACCCAGTGCAGTCAATGTCACCTGTGCACCAGTGGCAAAACCAACAG TCTGTGTCAGAGGGTTCACAGGTACCCGTACAGGAACATCCTTCACCATCTCAAACTGATCAAAATTTGATGAGATCAGATGCTAAGTTTAGCTATGAAATGTCTGTTAATGGACAAACTCTTCATAGAGACTATCTGGATGCTCACATCCAGCAAGGCGAGGAGGCACAAACTGTGATTTCTTCAGGAACAAGTGAAACACAG GTTTCTCAGTCAGTCGATAAGACTCAATTTGTTGCTTCCCAACAAGATCAAAGCATgcaacaaatttcttcacagTTCTCTGAGGCTTTACGATTGAACTCTTTTGAACCAAATGGTGAACATAAG GAGCAGAATTCTGTGCCATTATCTAATAATGAACCAGATGTCCAAGTTTTATTGGCTGAGCAAGCAACTTCTGCTGTAAATGCATCATCTGTCACAAGCCATTCAGTTAATCATAATGAAATGATCCAGAGCAATTCCACTGATTCTGTTTTGTCTGAAGTGTTCACCTCTTCTGGGTCGACAGCTTCTACAATTGCCAAGACATCAGAGACTGCTCTCCTTGATGAAAAATCATTATTAGCTTGTATTGTACGCACTATTCCAGCTGGTGGCCGAATTCGAATTAGTTCAACG CTCCCTAACAGGCTGGGCAAGATGCTTGCACCTCTACATTGGCATGATTACAAAAGGAAGTATGGGAAGCTGGATGACTTTGTAGCTAGCCATCCTGAA TTATTTTTGATTGAGGGTGACTATATTCAGCTCCGTGAAGGTGCACAGAAAATGGTTGCTGCAACTGCAGCAGTTGCCAAAGTTGCTGCAGCAGCTGCTGCATCAACTCCTTATTCTTCATATATGTCCACTGTGGCAGTTACACCAATGGCTCAAACTCATCGCATGAAAAAGGCTCCTTCAATTGattccaaaaatattaaaagtgaatATGCAGTCATCTCTTCAAATCCGGGGGATGATCCTTTAAAAATGTCAGTTATGCAGCATCAACAAACTAGTGCATTTAATGTTGCCGGAGGTCTTTCAAATGTCAAAATTTTGAGTAAATCTAAGGATCCTCGGGAAATGGATGGCCCTGAAAGTAGGGTTGTGCAGTCTCCTGTACAAttacctgttggcaatgggggAAGCATTGACAGATCAAGTATGAGCAGTGCCCAAATTTCAGGCTCAGCAAATGGGAGGCTAGTCTCAAGCTTTGCTTCTAAACAGCAGACCAG GGCAACTGGTGCTGTGTACCATTCTCGAAGATA G
- the LOC114415606 gene encoding uncharacterized protein LOC114415606 isoform X3: MEATAAVAAAATAAAVRGASLQMPPPSRKEWRAVAEHHHSARNPDDEELDNAKLGQSDERTIYEVQQGREPLDVDFCSITVDGAVDNDILQQQLHNVVRQRQELLQMEIELKAQMIARTEIMEMQSTFDAQLKDHVNNASKLQEQLCEREHTIHELERKMEEKDRELHSIKLDNEAAWAKQDLLREQNKELATFRMERDHSEAERAQHIKQIHDLQEHIQEKDRQLIELQEQNRVAQETIMFKDEQFREAQAWIARVREMDVFQSTTNQTLQAELRERTEQYNQLWMGFQRQFAEMERVHLHAIQQLQLELADARERSGTFNDDSRMSQINSKNNVTQFGQENGSQFDLNGSNASGGNNGLLPNESTDNGPPFASTGNASIQTEHVAGVPIAPSSLIVPPSYLPHGQVTALHPFVMHQQGVPNSVASHVGHFHPVQSMSPVHQWQNQQSVSEGSQVPVQEHPSPSQTDQNLMRSDAKFSYEMSVNGQTLHRDYLDAHIQQGEEAQTVISSGTSETQVSQSVDKTQFVASQQDQSMQQISSQFSEALRLNSFEPNGEHKNSVPLSNNEPDVQVLLAEQATSAVNASSVTSHSVNHNEMIQSNSTDSVLSEVFTSSGSTASTIAKTSETALLDEKSLLACIVRTIPAGGRIRISSTLPNRLGKMLAPLHWHDYKRKYGKLDDFVASHPELFLIEGDYIQLREGAQKMVAATAAVAKVAAAAAASTPYSSYMSTVAVTPMAQTHRMKKAPSIDSKNIKSEYAVISSNPGDDPLKMSVMQHQQTSAFNVAGGLSNVKILSKSKDPREMDGPESRVVQSPVQLPVGNGGSIDRSSMSSAQISGSANGRLVSSFASKQQTRATGAVYHSRR; the protein is encoded by the exons ATGGAGGCCACGGCCGCCGTTGCCGCTGCCGCCACTGCCGCCGCCGTGCGCGGCGCCTCTCTCCAGATGCCGCCTCCGTCCCGCAAAGAGTGGCGTGCTGTCGCTGAGCATCATCATTCTGCGCGAAACCCCGACGACGAG GAGTTAGACAATGCCAAACTAGGGCAATCAGATGAGAGAACAATATATGAG GTGCAGCAAGGAAGAGagcctcttgatgttgatttttgttcaataaCAGTGGATGGAGCAGTCGACAATGATATTTTGCAGCAACAGCTACATAATGTTGTCAGACAAAGACAAGAACTACTGCAAATGGAGATTGAACTAAAGGCTCAAATGATTGCTAGAACTGAGATAATGGAAATGCAAAGCACCTTTGATGCTCAACTCAAGGACCATGTTAATAATGCCAGCAAGCTTCAG GAGCAACTTTGTGAAAGGGAGCACACAATTCATGAGCTTGAAAGGAAAATGGAAGAGAAAGACAGAGAGCTGCATTCTATTAAATTAGACAATGAAGCA GCATGGGCTAAACAAGACCTTCTCCGTGAGCAAAACAAAGAACTTGCAACATTCAG aatGGAGCGTGATCATTCAGAAGCTGAAAGAGCTCAGcatataaaacaaatacatGATCTGCAAGAAcatattcaagaaaaagataggCAACTTATTGAGTTGCAGGAACAA AATAGGGTTGCTCAGGAGACCATTATGTTTAAAGATGAGCAGTTCAGAGAGGCCCAAGCATGGATAGCTCGTGTTCGTGAGATGGATGTTTTCCAATCAACAACAAATCAAACACTACAAGCTGAATTGCGAGAGCGCACAGAGCAATATAATCAGCTCTGGATGGGTTTTCAGAGACAG TTTGCAGAGATGGAAAGAGTTCATTTGCATGCTATTCAGCAACTACAGCTTGAACTAGCTGATGCAAGAGAGAGGAGTGGAACTTTCAATGATGATTCAAGAATGTcccaaattaattcaaaaaacaaTGTGACTCAGTTTGGACAGGAAAATGGAAGTCAATTTGACTTAAATGGAAGCAATGCTTCAGGTGGAAATAATGGTCTCCTTCCAAATGAAAGCACTGATAATGGTCCACCATTTGCATCTACAGGCAATGCATCAATCCAG actGAACATGTTGCTGGTGTTCCTATTGCTCCATCATCTCTAATTGTCCCACCTTCATACCTCCCACATGGCCAAGTAACTGCACTGCATCCATTTGTTATGCATCAACAAGGAGTTCCCAATTCAGTTGCATCACATGTTGGGCATTTTCACCCAGTGCAGTCAATGTCACCTGTGCACCAGTGGCAAAACCAACAG TCTGTGTCAGAGGGTTCACAGGTACCCGTACAGGAACATCCTTCACCATCTCAAACTGATCAAAATTTGATGAGATCAGATGCTAAGTTTAGCTATGAAATGTCTGTTAATGGACAAACTCTTCATAGAGACTATCTGGATGCTCACATCCAGCAAGGCGAGGAGGCACAAACTGTGATTTCTTCAGGAACAAGTGAAACACAG GTTTCTCAGTCAGTCGATAAGACTCAATTTGTTGCTTCCCAACAAGATCAAAGCATgcaacaaatttcttcacagTTCTCTGAGGCTTTACGATTGAACTCTTTTGAACCAAATGGTGAACATAAG AATTCTGTGCCATTATCTAATAATGAACCAGATGTCCAAGTTTTATTGGCTGAGCAAGCAACTTCTGCTGTAAATGCATCATCTGTCACAAGCCATTCAGTTAATCATAATGAAATGATCCAGAGCAATTCCACTGATTCTGTTTTGTCTGAAGTGTTCACCTCTTCTGGGTCGACAGCTTCTACAATTGCCAAGACATCAGAGACTGCTCTCCTTGATGAAAAATCATTATTAGCTTGTATTGTACGCACTATTCCAGCTGGTGGCCGAATTCGAATTAGTTCAACG CTCCCTAACAGGCTGGGCAAGATGCTTGCACCTCTACATTGGCATGATTACAAAAGGAAGTATGGGAAGCTGGATGACTTTGTAGCTAGCCATCCTGAA TTATTTTTGATTGAGGGTGACTATATTCAGCTCCGTGAAGGTGCACAGAAAATGGTTGCTGCAACTGCAGCAGTTGCCAAAGTTGCTGCAGCAGCTGCTGCATCAACTCCTTATTCTTCATATATGTCCACTGTGGCAGTTACACCAATGGCTCAAACTCATCGCATGAAAAAGGCTCCTTCAATTGattccaaaaatattaaaagtgaatATGCAGTCATCTCTTCAAATCCGGGGGATGATCCTTTAAAAATGTCAGTTATGCAGCATCAACAAACTAGTGCATTTAATGTTGCCGGAGGTCTTTCAAATGTCAAAATTTTGAGTAAATCTAAGGATCCTCGGGAAATGGATGGCCCTGAAAGTAGGGTTGTGCAGTCTCCTGTACAAttacctgttggcaatgggggAAGCATTGACAGATCAAGTATGAGCAGTGCCCAAATTTCAGGCTCAGCAAATGGGAGGCTAGTCTCAAGCTTTGCTTCTAAACAGCAGACCAG GGCAACTGGTGCTGTGTACCATTCTCGAAGATA G
- the LOC114415606 gene encoding uncharacterized protein LOC114415606 isoform X1, giving the protein MEATAAVAAAATAAAVRGASLQMPPPSRKEWRAVAEHHHSARNPDDEELDNAKLGQSDERTIYEVQQGREPLDVDFCSITVDGAVDNDILQQQLHNVVRQRQELLQMEIELKAQMIARTEIMEMQSTFDAQLKDHVNNASKLQEQLCEREHTIHELERKMEEKDRELHSIKLDNEAAWAKQDLLREQNKELATFRMERDHSEAERAQHIKQIHDLQEHIQEKDRQLIELQEQNRVAQETIMFKDEQFREAQAWIARVREMDVFQSTTNQTLQAELRERTEQYNQLWMGFQRQFAEMERVHLHAIQQLQLELADARERSGTFNDDSRMSQINSKNNVTQFGQENGSQFDLNGSNASGGNNGLLPNESTDNGPPFASTGNASIQTEHVAGVPIAPSSLIVPPSYLPHGQVTALHPFVMHQQGVPNSVASHVGHFHPVQSMSPVHQWQNQQSVSEGSQVPVQEHPSPSQTDQNLMRSDAKFSYEMSVNGQTLHRDYLDAHIQQGEEAQTVISSGTSETQVSQSVDKTQFVASQQDQSMQQISSQFSEALRLNSFEPNGEHKEQNSVPLSNNEPDVQVLLAEQATSAVNASSVTSHSVNHNEMIQSNSTDSVLSEVFTSSGSTASTIAKTSETALLDEKSLLACIVRTIPAGGRIRISSTLPNRLGKMLAPLHWHDYKRKYGKLDDFVASHPELFLIEGDYIQLREGAQKMVAATAAVAKVAAAAAASTPYSSYMSTVAVTPMAQTHRMKKAPSIDSKNIKSEYAVISSNPGDDPLKMSVMQHQQTSAFNVAGGLSNVKILSKSKDPREMDGPESRVVQSPVQLPVGNGGSIDRSSMSSAQISGSANGRLVSSFASKQQTRATGAVYHSRR; this is encoded by the exons ATGGAGGCCACGGCCGCCGTTGCCGCTGCCGCCACTGCCGCCGCCGTGCGCGGCGCCTCTCTCCAGATGCCGCCTCCGTCCCGCAAAGAGTGGCGTGCTGTCGCTGAGCATCATCATTCTGCGCGAAACCCCGACGACGAG GAGTTAGACAATGCCAAACTAGGGCAATCAGATGAGAGAACAATATATGAG GTGCAGCAAGGAAGAGagcctcttgatgttgatttttgttcaataaCAGTGGATGGAGCAGTCGACAATGATATTTTGCAGCAACAGCTACATAATGTTGTCAGACAAAGACAAGAACTACTGCAAATGGAGATTGAACTAAAGGCTCAAATGATTGCTAGAACTGAGATAATGGAAATGCAAAGCACCTTTGATGCTCAACTCAAGGACCATGTTAATAATGCCAGCAAGCTTCAG GAGCAACTTTGTGAAAGGGAGCACACAATTCATGAGCTTGAAAGGAAAATGGAAGAGAAAGACAGAGAGCTGCATTCTATTAAATTAGACAATGAAGCA GCATGGGCTAAACAAGACCTTCTCCGTGAGCAAAACAAAGAACTTGCAACATTCAG aatGGAGCGTGATCATTCAGAAGCTGAAAGAGCTCAGcatataaaacaaatacatGATCTGCAAGAAcatattcaagaaaaagataggCAACTTATTGAGTTGCAGGAACAA AATAGGGTTGCTCAGGAGACCATTATGTTTAAAGATGAGCAGTTCAGAGAGGCCCAAGCATGGATAGCTCGTGTTCGTGAGATGGATGTTTTCCAATCAACAACAAATCAAACACTACAAGCTGAATTGCGAGAGCGCACAGAGCAATATAATCAGCTCTGGATGGGTTTTCAGAGACAG TTTGCAGAGATGGAAAGAGTTCATTTGCATGCTATTCAGCAACTACAGCTTGAACTAGCTGATGCAAGAGAGAGGAGTGGAACTTTCAATGATGATTCAAGAATGTcccaaattaattcaaaaaacaaTGTGACTCAGTTTGGACAGGAAAATGGAAGTCAATTTGACTTAAATGGAAGCAATGCTTCAGGTGGAAATAATGGTCTCCTTCCAAATGAAAGCACTGATAATGGTCCACCATTTGCATCTACAGGCAATGCATCAATCCAG actGAACATGTTGCTGGTGTTCCTATTGCTCCATCATCTCTAATTGTCCCACCTTCATACCTCCCACATGGCCAAGTAACTGCACTGCATCCATTTGTTATGCATCAACAAGGAGTTCCCAATTCAGTTGCATCACATGTTGGGCATTTTCACCCAGTGCAGTCAATGTCACCTGTGCACCAGTGGCAAAACCAACAG TCTGTGTCAGAGGGTTCACAGGTACCCGTACAGGAACATCCTTCACCATCTCAAACTGATCAAAATTTGATGAGATCAGATGCTAAGTTTAGCTATGAAATGTCTGTTAATGGACAAACTCTTCATAGAGACTATCTGGATGCTCACATCCAGCAAGGCGAGGAGGCACAAACTGTGATTTCTTCAGGAACAAGTGAAACACAG GTTTCTCAGTCAGTCGATAAGACTCAATTTGTTGCTTCCCAACAAGATCAAAGCATgcaacaaatttcttcacagTTCTCTGAGGCTTTACGATTGAACTCTTTTGAACCAAATGGTGAACATAAG GAGCAGAATTCTGTGCCATTATCTAATAATGAACCAGATGTCCAAGTTTTATTGGCTGAGCAAGCAACTTCTGCTGTAAATGCATCATCTGTCACAAGCCATTCAGTTAATCATAATGAAATGATCCAGAGCAATTCCACTGATTCTGTTTTGTCTGAAGTGTTCACCTCTTCTGGGTCGACAGCTTCTACAATTGCCAAGACATCAGAGACTGCTCTCCTTGATGAAAAATCATTATTAGCTTGTATTGTACGCACTATTCCAGCTGGTGGCCGAATTCGAATTAGTTCAACG CTCCCTAACAGGCTGGGCAAGATGCTTGCACCTCTACATTGGCATGATTACAAAAGGAAGTATGGGAAGCTGGATGACTTTGTAGCTAGCCATCCTGAA TTATTTTTGATTGAGGGTGACTATATTCAGCTCCGTGAAGGTGCACAGAAAATGGTTGCTGCAACTGCAGCAGTTGCCAAAGTTGCTGCAGCAGCTGCTGCATCAACTCCTTATTCTTCATATATGTCCACTGTGGCAGTTACACCAATGGCTCAAACTCATCGCATGAAAAAGGCTCCTTCAATTGattccaaaaatattaaaagtgaatATGCAGTCATCTCTTCAAATCCGGGGGATGATCCTTTAAAAATGTCAGTTATGCAGCATCAACAAACTAGTGCATTTAATGTTGCCGGAGGTCTTTCAAATGTCAAAATTTTGAGTAAATCTAAGGATCCTCGGGAAATGGATGGCCCTGAAAGTAGGGTTGTGCAGTCTCCTGTACAAttacctgttggcaatgggggAAGCATTGACAGATCAAGTATGAGCAGTGCCCAAATTTCAGGCTCAGCAAATGGGAGGCTAGTCTCAAGCTTTGCTTCTAAACAGCAGACCAG GGCAACTGGTGCTGTGTACCATTCTCGAAGATA G
- the LOC114415606 gene encoding uncharacterized protein LOC114415606 isoform X4, with amino-acid sequence MEATAAVAAAATAAAVRGASLQMPPPSRKEWRAVAEHHHSARNPDDEELDNAKLGQSDERTIYEVQQGREPLDVDFCSITVDGAVDNDILQQQLHNVVRQRQELLQMEIELKAQMIARTEIMEMQSTFDAQLKDHVNNASKLQEQLCEREHTIHELERKMEEKDRELHSIKLDNEAAWAKQDLLREQNKELATFRMERDHSEAERAQHIKQIHDLQEHIQEKDRQLIELQEQNRVAQETIMFKDEQFREAQAWIARVREMDVFQSTTNQTLQAELRERTEQYNQLWMGFQRQFAEMERVHLHAIQQLQLELADARERSGTFNDDSRMSQINSKNNVTQFGQENGSQFDLNGSNASGGNNGLLPNESTDNGPPFASTGNASIQTEHVAGVPIAPSSLIVPPSYLPHGQVTALHPFVMHQQGVPNSVASHVGHFHPVQSMSPVHQWQNQQSVSEGSQVPVQEHPSPSQTDQNLMRSDAKFSYEMSVNGQTLHRDYLDAHIQQGEEAQTVISSGTSETQSVDKTQFVASQQDQSMQQISSQFSEALRLNSFEPNGEHKEQNSVPLSNNEPDVQVLLAEQATSAVNASSVTSHSVNHNEMIQSNSTDSVLSEVFTSSGSTASTIAKTSETALLDEKSLLACIVRTIPAGGRIRISSTLPNRLGKMLAPLHWHDYKRKYGKLDDFVASHPELFLIEGDYIQLREGAQKMVAATAAVAKVAAAAAASTPYSSYMSTVAVTPMAQTHRMKKAPSIDSKNIKSEYAVISSNPGDDPLKMSVMQHQQTSAFNVAGGLSNVKILSKSKDPREMDGPESRVVQSPVQLPVGNGGSIDRSSMSSAQISGSANGRLVSSFASKQQTRATGAVYHSRR; translated from the exons ATGGAGGCCACGGCCGCCGTTGCCGCTGCCGCCACTGCCGCCGCCGTGCGCGGCGCCTCTCTCCAGATGCCGCCTCCGTCCCGCAAAGAGTGGCGTGCTGTCGCTGAGCATCATCATTCTGCGCGAAACCCCGACGACGAG GAGTTAGACAATGCCAAACTAGGGCAATCAGATGAGAGAACAATATATGAG GTGCAGCAAGGAAGAGagcctcttgatgttgatttttgttcaataaCAGTGGATGGAGCAGTCGACAATGATATTTTGCAGCAACAGCTACATAATGTTGTCAGACAAAGACAAGAACTACTGCAAATGGAGATTGAACTAAAGGCTCAAATGATTGCTAGAACTGAGATAATGGAAATGCAAAGCACCTTTGATGCTCAACTCAAGGACCATGTTAATAATGCCAGCAAGCTTCAG GAGCAACTTTGTGAAAGGGAGCACACAATTCATGAGCTTGAAAGGAAAATGGAAGAGAAAGACAGAGAGCTGCATTCTATTAAATTAGACAATGAAGCA GCATGGGCTAAACAAGACCTTCTCCGTGAGCAAAACAAAGAACTTGCAACATTCAG aatGGAGCGTGATCATTCAGAAGCTGAAAGAGCTCAGcatataaaacaaatacatGATCTGCAAGAAcatattcaagaaaaagataggCAACTTATTGAGTTGCAGGAACAA AATAGGGTTGCTCAGGAGACCATTATGTTTAAAGATGAGCAGTTCAGAGAGGCCCAAGCATGGATAGCTCGTGTTCGTGAGATGGATGTTTTCCAATCAACAACAAATCAAACACTACAAGCTGAATTGCGAGAGCGCACAGAGCAATATAATCAGCTCTGGATGGGTTTTCAGAGACAG TTTGCAGAGATGGAAAGAGTTCATTTGCATGCTATTCAGCAACTACAGCTTGAACTAGCTGATGCAAGAGAGAGGAGTGGAACTTTCAATGATGATTCAAGAATGTcccaaattaattcaaaaaacaaTGTGACTCAGTTTGGACAGGAAAATGGAAGTCAATTTGACTTAAATGGAAGCAATGCTTCAGGTGGAAATAATGGTCTCCTTCCAAATGAAAGCACTGATAATGGTCCACCATTTGCATCTACAGGCAATGCATCAATCCAG actGAACATGTTGCTGGTGTTCCTATTGCTCCATCATCTCTAATTGTCCCACCTTCATACCTCCCACATGGCCAAGTAACTGCACTGCATCCATTTGTTATGCATCAACAAGGAGTTCCCAATTCAGTTGCATCACATGTTGGGCATTTTCACCCAGTGCAGTCAATGTCACCTGTGCACCAGTGGCAAAACCAACAG TCTGTGTCAGAGGGTTCACAGGTACCCGTACAGGAACATCCTTCACCATCTCAAACTGATCAAAATTTGATGAGATCAGATGCTAAGTTTAGCTATGAAATGTCTGTTAATGGACAAACTCTTCATAGAGACTATCTGGATGCTCACATCCAGCAAGGCGAGGAGGCACAAACTGTGATTTCTTCAGGAACAAGTGAAACACAG TCAGTCGATAAGACTCAATTTGTTGCTTCCCAACAAGATCAAAGCATgcaacaaatttcttcacagTTCTCTGAGGCTTTACGATTGAACTCTTTTGAACCAAATGGTGAACATAAG GAGCAGAATTCTGTGCCATTATCTAATAATGAACCAGATGTCCAAGTTTTATTGGCTGAGCAAGCAACTTCTGCTGTAAATGCATCATCTGTCACAAGCCATTCAGTTAATCATAATGAAATGATCCAGAGCAATTCCACTGATTCTGTTTTGTCTGAAGTGTTCACCTCTTCTGGGTCGACAGCTTCTACAATTGCCAAGACATCAGAGACTGCTCTCCTTGATGAAAAATCATTATTAGCTTGTATTGTACGCACTATTCCAGCTGGTGGCCGAATTCGAATTAGTTCAACG CTCCCTAACAGGCTGGGCAAGATGCTTGCACCTCTACATTGGCATGATTACAAAAGGAAGTATGGGAAGCTGGATGACTTTGTAGCTAGCCATCCTGAA TTATTTTTGATTGAGGGTGACTATATTCAGCTCCGTGAAGGTGCACAGAAAATGGTTGCTGCAACTGCAGCAGTTGCCAAAGTTGCTGCAGCAGCTGCTGCATCAACTCCTTATTCTTCATATATGTCCACTGTGGCAGTTACACCAATGGCTCAAACTCATCGCATGAAAAAGGCTCCTTCAATTGattccaaaaatattaaaagtgaatATGCAGTCATCTCTTCAAATCCGGGGGATGATCCTTTAAAAATGTCAGTTATGCAGCATCAACAAACTAGTGCATTTAATGTTGCCGGAGGTCTTTCAAATGTCAAAATTTTGAGTAAATCTAAGGATCCTCGGGAAATGGATGGCCCTGAAAGTAGGGTTGTGCAGTCTCCTGTACAAttacctgttggcaatgggggAAGCATTGACAGATCAAGTATGAGCAGTGCCCAAATTTCAGGCTCAGCAAATGGGAGGCTAGTCTCAAGCTTTGCTTCTAAACAGCAGACCAG GGCAACTGGTGCTGTGTACCATTCTCGAAGATA G